A region of the Phaseolus vulgaris cultivar G19833 chromosome 11, P. vulgaris v2.0, whole genome shotgun sequence genome:
ATTGTACTTGTTCAGCAATGTATTGCTCATCTCTATTGTTAATTCATTATTGTTGGCTCAAATGAAGATGATGAATATTTTATGGGTACTTTTATGATGAACTTTTCGAATTTTGGGCTTACACGGTGATGATGCTGGTTGTAGACCGCCGCCCCCACCCCATTCCTCAACCACTGAATAAAGAAACTTCTCAATGGTGAAGCTTAAATTAGGAAAACAGttattttttaacttgtatCCAAAGTCTAAAAATAGAAAGTCCAACTGATATTGTGCATTTTGAAATATCAAAAAGGAATCCAGTAAGCAGTGTCGGCAGGCTAATTTTCATTCAGTGGAATATTTGGAATAGCAATGAAATGAATCGGTGCTCAACCTGAACTAGTTTCTGTCAAAATCCTTGTTGCCTTGGACATCTATAAGCATTAAAAGACATCAATGCCTTTCTGAAAAGTTTTTTCCGCTTCGTTAGGTAGCAATAATTTTCATGTACAGGTGTTGCTCATTTGAAGCAGAAGCATGTACAAATTGGAATTATAAATTTTGAGATGGGATTAATTAAGTTGCATTGCATATACTAAAGGCTTGTTCCATTGTGTTATTTTTTAGTGGATACTATGAAGAAATTGATGAATCTCAGCTACGATTTATTTGAAACAACATTGTattgaaataattaattgtatGGCCTaccaatttgaaattttatactCTTGAAAGTATTGGACTTAAAGTTGTTTGTTGTACATTTAATATGCAGAGGGAAGTTTATCCTGCTCTAATTTTATTTCCAGCAGAAAAGAAGAAACCTCTTCTTTATGAAGGAGATATGGCTGTAATTGGTGTTATGAAATTTGTGGCTGAGCACGGAAGTAACTTTCATAAACTAATCAGAGACAAAGGTAAACATTCATTTGTGATATGGtatttttgtatatataatttatcaaATAGCATATGAATCAATTACTTTTGGCGTCAAACTTTGATTGGATACTGATGATCATTGACTCATCACCGCATCCTCATTTCCTATCCATTTTGGTTCCTAGTATCTACTTAGACTTGTGAGGTTATATCTAGATTTAGATGAACTTGACAGCGGAGTGATAGACTTGTAGCTAGTGTATCTTCTTTCAACTTTTGCTTGTAATAGTTCCCTGTTTTCTATTTCTTCTAACTTTAACATTTACTATGGTAGTACAAATTTATTCTTGACTTTGTTTCATGGTTCCAGTGGCAGTTCTTTGGCAATCTGAAAGAGCAGGCAAAAATCAAAACTTATATGATGCTTTGCTAACTGATCTCAACCCAGAACTGCTTCAATCACACAGCAAATATCATGGAGCCCCAGGTCATGACCGAATGCTAGACCAGGTGGTTAGACCTAACCCAATGAGTTCACCCGCAACAAATGGACTGCATGAAGCATTGCCTCACGTGGTGATTGGTTCAGTTCTAATTGCCACAGAAAAGCTTTTGGGGGTTCATCCGTTTGATGCATCAAAGATTCTCATTGTTGCAGCCAATGAAGTAACTGGATTTCAAGGTCTTATCCTCAACAAACATATAGAATGGAGTTCTCTGCCTAAATtggaagaagaattggaaaaaTTGAAAGAGGCCCCTCTCTCCCTTGGGGGTCCAGTAATGAAAACTGGAATGCCTCTTTTATCCTTAACTAGAACAGTTTCCGGAAATCATTTACCTGAAATCCTGCCTGGAATTTACTTGCTTGATCAAGTAACGACAATTCGTAAAATTGAGGAGCTGAAGTCAGCAAATCAACCAGTTGGGGATTACTGGTTTTTCTTGGGATATTCAAGTTGGGGATGGAAACAGTTACATGATGAGATGGCAGAAGGAGCTTGGAACTTGAGTGAGGATGCAACGAGACATTTAAATTGGCCGTGATTGCCATTTTTTGACCATCCTTACTGTACCAATAACATTTCTGATGCCCTTGTTAATTATAGAATTGTAAAATGCATATACTGTAGAAAATAACTTCCACATTCGTGATTCATTAGAACTAGTCTTGGGGGTAGGAAAATATGTGCTTGGGTAAGAAATCCAAAGTTTTGATTAGAAATGGGTACTTAAAGCACATATGGCGTGTTGAGTGGTCTTTTAATCTACAGATGCCCATTTGGAGGAGAAAATGAACAAATTCGCTGAGTTATCTGCATGAGGCTTATACAGCATATAGCATGGTCCACTTATCGCTGAGTAAATGATTTAATTAGTTTTGATTATATGAATTGTTAATTTTTCTATTCAAAGTTTATCCATTTTACCCCTTACGAATAAAGACCGTAAAGAAACAACtgattttctttcaattaatttataaaaatgttttcaactaCGAATATTGATTTCCAAACACACTTCAAGTATATATTtgtaaatacaaaattaatttctaaatcaaATTAAGCAATTTCTATATTTCAATGATTTCAAAATGATAAAGCAATAAGGTGAAAATCAAATGAAAACTCCCTTCAAGAATGAAATGATAAAAGCAAGATGTGTGAGAAAAAGTCTATTGTGTCCCTGGAAAACTACATCTGCAATTTTGCATACGATGCATAAACACCAGTCACACACATCAAGATAAGGTTGGGTCATCATACAAGCGTCAAATATCCCATGATGTCTTAGATTAAACTCCAGAGAGTTATGGCAAATGCAGGAAATTTGGTATCGCCAAGAAGCTCCAATCCAATATTCAATCCATGCCACTCCATAGATAAGCTCAACACCTTCAGGTTGCTCTCTCGGATTCACTGTTACAATAATGCCACTGTCACTGTCACTGCTTCTTCCAAAAGAAAGGATGACTTCAACTCTCCTCTGGTAACTTGCTATATATGATATATATTCCCCTCTCTTTAATTCCTTTATTTCTCTAATTTGTTCCAAAACTGAagttcaataatatatatatgtatgtatatgtatatatatgtatgtatattcTGAGGAACAAGATGGTGGAGGCATTTACTCCTTAAATGGCAGTATTATTTAGTTGATGTGGCAAAACGTAGGTTGGGAAGAACACGAGCAGGGCTGCTCGGCGTTTGATCACAATATCACCAAGTGATGGCAGATACAGTGGGGATTGGACAAGTGATTATCTGGTCTCTTTGGACGACCTAGATTTACAGGATTTGATTGAAGACGATGATAActcaaataagaaaaagaatGCACAAGTTTTCATCAATCTCACCGTCCAAAAGGTGCTTCCAAACATTTCACTCCCAGGTGTCAGTGGATTTCACATTcgtttttaatttcattttgaaacATGATTTCACCTCTCTATCTGGAATTGTATTTTCTATCTTCATTGGTGAGTAGAATGAATAGACTCAGATTTTGAAGTTGTTTAGTACATGGCAATGGCAGCATGCTAGCTTTGGTTTATCCGTGGATGGAAGAGTCACCACATCCTTCACTAGAAAGTGCAGCAACTGTTCTACTCCCTATTGCCGACAGGTATTTCTTTCTTCCATCACCACTATGTATTAATTAATCGATTAATGAATGTAGTTGCAATTGATGTGTTGAAGATATATCATATCCTATATAGCACTTGACACTGATACCGATATCACACAGatacaaatacagaaatattataaattataaattatataattataaattatataaattgataataaagatttgtgTATTAGTATTAGCAGAAAAATGTTTGTCACGGCTAGTTCAaaaaatttgttccttatttttataatcataataaaaatttatatattaaatttaaatttttaaaaaactaatatatatttttattaaattgttttagatccatactagaattgtcaaaaatctaacaaatgttttttgaatttgacacttcaTAGATACGTGTTCTCTACGAGTATAGTAGATTGTCAGTGTCcgatacgtgtgtccgacacAGACACATCATTTAAGAAGAGTGTCCGAGTCTCATAGATTTGATGTAATAGTGATTATTTATTGACGTATGGTGTTAAACATATAGTATGGTTCCATGGTTGATTCTGCCTTTACCGATGGTTACAGATTGATGCAAAATTTAACGTATGGGTTCTTATAGCACCTAAAGATGAACGCAAGCTACCACTACCTGAAATTGGAGATGACCCTAATGTAACTACCCTCTTCAACCTTTCTATCTTTTCTTTTTCGGAGTTGCtctaaattaatatcaattttgaaaaagttCACCCGTTCAATTCTCACGACCAAATTCTGTTGTAGTTTTTTATACTATTTCAAAAGCCTCGTGTCTCATTTGGAGGAGTTTTTCTGTAAggatttatataaaaaaaagaaagtgaatttacatgtttttaaaaatgttaattttaatttataaaaaaatgattttatttctttattcatatttttcttttctaagaaGTTCTTGTACACAGGCTCATCCAAAccattcttaaattattttaaagtttttcaaaCTTTCAAGAGAAACTCTTAGTAACTTATACTTAAAGAGACTCCTAGcatatttaacttttattttaccCAGTTTTATCTATACCATTCTTTAGGTTTATATATTCCATTATTTGAGAGAATGCTTTTTTACTTAACCTTATTTTGGAGAAAACTGTTAATCTTAGGAGATTTACACATATCACAAGAATTAGTCTGTTTAAACAGTATCAACTTACATCTCAGATTGATTTGTTCGTGATCTTTAATACTGTTGCCAAAATAATTAAGGGCAGTCTAACAAAACTACTCATTCAACACAGGTGATATATGTTAGACCTGGACACGAAGTTGATCTTGGTTCTCTCGTACAAGATGCCATCCGGCTAACCTCAGCAGTAAAAGTATATTTAGCAGCATTGCATATAATGTTTTTACAGATTgggttttagatttttttatatttatttgtaactTTGCAGGACTCTTGCTCGGAATTATGCGAGAAAACTGAGGGTACAATACAATGTaagcttttttttattatttgaaattttcttGGAGATCCGAGGTTGTTATTCATTACTCTTCCAATCTTTTGTAATACAAGGAATAGAACCAAAAGCAaccttgaaaaaaaaagaatctaAGATATGCTTATTAATGATCTTTATTTGTTTTCAGATATAACTGGAGAAACTCAGGCTTCGGTTGATAAAAGGTGGTCTAGACTATTGGCACTAAAGAAAagaaatttatgatttattgcATAAACTAATAACTTTAATGTATACAATAATCGTTAGTTTGCAAATATAGATTGAATGTATACTGTATTATTATGAAtgttttgaaaatctgttttaCTTAGTCCTGCATGTGTATACTTCTGCAGACATTGTATAATACAGTGAATGAAAAAAAAGCGTTTGACTCGAGATTCTTATAGGTTTAGCTATCCCATCTCAAGTTGTTTAAAATGCAGGATTTAACATCTCTttgatgagaaaaaaaaaagataaaatttaacACCATTGAACCTACAATGCGGATACGGCTAAAAAAGCATCGTCAGTGTTTCCGATACACCACGGACACGCGGCGAAAGCATGTCCGATGCGGCGAAAGCGTGTCCGATACGGTGTCAGACGCTTTTTATTGAGCCGGAAACGACCCTCTTTCTGAATACGCCACACGTTTCCCTCCTTGGACACGCCAGAAaagccaaaaaaaaaaagacgcGATTCAGTGTTTTAAAAACCTCTTCTCTTCCACACTAAATCTCAGATAAAATCTGATAAAAtctcaaacaaaatattaaaatctccaaaaagtaaaagttaaacattatgtttttcttgatttttttttatataacaaaatatattactacattttaatttatatatagccGTATCACGTGTCCTATAATTTTCAGTTTAACCGTATTTCCGTGTCCGTGCCGTGTCTAAGCTTCTTAGGTTTGATGAGGTGACTTACTTGGTATAGCTAATCTGAAACAAATATCACTGCGTTCTATTCCAGATTTCTGCCCCAGGAAATTTACCCAATTAAAGGCAGTATTCAATCTCAGTATTCATACAAAAAAATTGGTAATGATTTGATTTCA
Encoded here:
- the LOC137832130 gene encoding large ribosomal RNA subunit accumulation protein YCED homolog 2, chloroplastic isoform X1, whose amino-acid sequence is MANAGNLVSPRSSNPIFNPCHSIDKLNTFRLLSRIHCYNNATVTVTASSKRKDDFNSPLVGKNTSRAARRLITISPSDGRYSGDWTSDYLVSLDDLDLQDLIEDDDNSNKKKNAQVFINLTVQKVLPNISLPGHASFGLSVDGRVTTSFTRKCSNCSTPYCRQIDAKFNVWVLIAPKDERKLPLPEIGDDPNVIYVRPGHEVDLGSLVQDAIRLTSAVKDSCSELCEKTEGTIQYITGETQASVDKRWSRLLALKKRNL
- the LOC137832130 gene encoding large ribosomal RNA subunit accumulation protein YCED homolog 2, chloroplastic isoform X2, translated to MANAGNLVSPRSSNPIFNPCHSIDKLNTFRLLSRIHCYNNATVTVTASSKRKDDFNSPLVGKNTSRAARRLITISPSDGRYSGDWTSDYLVSLDDLDLQDLIEDDDNSNKKKNAQVFINLTVQKHASFGLSVDGRVTTSFTRKCSNCSTPYCRQIDAKFNVWVLIAPKDERKLPLPEIGDDPNVIYVRPGHEVDLGSLVQDAIRLTSAVKDSCSELCEKTEGTIQYITGETQASVDKRWSRLLALKKRNL
- the LOC137832130 gene encoding large ribosomal RNA subunit accumulation protein YCED homolog 2, chloroplastic isoform X4; translated protein: MANAGNLVSPRSSNPIFNPCHSIDKLNTFRLLSRIHCYNNATVTVTASSKRKDDFNSPLVGKNTSRAARRLITISPSDGRYSGDWTSDYLVSLDDLDLQDLIEDDDNSNKKKNAQVFINLTVQKHASFGLSVDGRVTTSFTRKCSNCSTPYCRQVIYVRPGHEVDLGSLVQDAIRLTSAVKDSCSELCEKTEGTIQYITGETQASVDKRWSRLLALKKRNL
- the LOC137832130 gene encoding large ribosomal RNA subunit accumulation protein YCED homolog 2, chloroplastic isoform X3; its protein translation is MANAGNLVSPRSSNPIFNPCHSIDKLNTFRLLSRIHCYNNATVTVTASSKRKDDFNSPLVGKNTSRAARRLITISPSDGRYSGDWTSDYLVSLDDLDLQDLIEDDDNSNKKKNAQVFINLTVQKVLPNISLPGHASFGLSVDGRVTTSFTRKCSNCSTPYCRQVIYVRPGHEVDLGSLVQDAIRLTSAVKDSCSELCEKTEGTIQYITGETQASVDKRWSRLLALKKRNL